In one Dama dama isolate Ldn47 chromosome 5, ASM3311817v1, whole genome shotgun sequence genomic region, the following are encoded:
- the ZNF26 gene encoding zinc finger protein 26 isoform X2, which translates to MQFSWEEWQLLDSVQKHLYRDVTLENYSNLVAIGYHGNKPDLIFKLEQGQEPWIINSKVSHQSCPDGWEEWYQKNHDELESVERSYACNAFGKLHLSKSHISSRQRFLKYSTHGRSLTQNLTSATSCLRKNADQFHGYEESYFIKHQRTHSIEKNCICNECGKAFRCKSQLIVHLRIHTGERPYECTKCERAFSAKSNLNAHQRVHTGEKPYSCIECGKVFSFRSQLIVHQEIHTGGKPYGCSECGKAYSWKSQLVLHQRSHTGVKPYECSECGKAFSLKSPFVVHQRTHTGVKPHKCSECGKAFRSKSYLLVHIRMHTGEKPYQCSDCGKAFNMKTQLVVHQGIHTGNNPYQCSECGKAFGRKEQLTAHLRAHAGEKPYGCSECGKAFSSKSYLVIHRRTHTGERPYECSFCERAFCGKSQLIIHQRTHSTEKPYECSECEKAYPRKASLQIHQKTHSGEKPFKCSECGKAFTQKSSLSEHQRVHTGEKPWKCSECGKSFCWNSGLRIHRKTHK; encoded by the exons ATGCAGTTCAGCTGGGAAGAGTGGCAGCTGCTGGATTCTGTGCAGAAACACCTGTACCGGGATGTGACTCTGGAAAACTATAGTAACCTGGTGGCTATAG GGTATCATGGTAACAAACCTGATTTAATCTTCAAGTTGGAGCAAGGACAAGAGCCATGGATCATAAACTCGAAAGTTTCCCATCAGAGCTGCCCAG atggTTGGGAAGAATGGTACCAGAAGAATCATGATGAACTTGAAAGTGTTGAGAGAAGCTATGCTTGTAATGCATTTGGAAAACTTCATCTGAGCAAAAGCCACATTTCTTCAAGACAAAGATTCCTTAAATATAGCACACATGGAAGAAGTTTGACACAAAATTTAACTTCAGCCACAAGCTGCCTAAGAAAGAATGCTGATCAGTTTCATGGGTATGAAGAATCATATTTTATTAAGCATCAAAGAACTCATAGTATAGAAAAAAACTGTATatgtaatgaatgtgggaaagcttTTCGTTGTAAATCACAGCTCATTGTACATCTCAGAATTCATACAGGAGAGAGACCATACGAGTGTACTAAATGCGAAAGAGCCTTCAGTGCCAAGTCAAACCTCAATGCTCATCAGAGAGTCCATACAGGAGAAAAGCCCTACTCCTGTATCGAGTGTGGGAAAGTCTTTTCTTTCAGGTCACAACTCATTGTCCACCAGGAAATTCACACAGGAGGGAAACCTTACGgttgcagtgaatgtgggaaagcctaCAGCTGGAAATCACAACTGGTTTTACACCAGAGAAGCCATACAGGAGTGAAACCATAtgaatgcagtgaatgtgggaaagcctttagtTTGAAGTCACCATTCGTGGTGCACCAGAGAACTCATACAGGAGTGAAACCCCAtaaatgcagtgaatgtgggaaagcctttagGAGTAAGTCATACCTCCTTGTTCACATTAGGATGCACACAGGAGAAAAACCCTATCAATGCAGTGACTGTGGCAAAGCCTTCAATATGAAGACACAACTTGTTGTGCATCAGGGAATTCATACAGGAAATAATCCTtatcaatgcagtgaatgtgggaaagcctttggTAGGAAGGAACAGCTCACTGCACATCTGAGAGCTCATGCAGGAGAGAAACCTTATGGATGCAGTGAGTGTGGGAAGGCTTTCAGCAGCAAATCATACCTCGTTATACACAGGAGAACACACACAGGAGAAAGACCCTATGAATGTAGTTTTTGTGAAAGAGCCTTTTGTGGGAAATCACAGCTAATTATACATCAAAGAACTCACTCAACAGAGAAGCCCTATGAATGCAGCGAATGTGAAAAAGCCTATCCCAGGAAGGCATCACTTCAGATACACCAGAAAACTCATTCAGGAGAAAAGCCGTTTAAATGCAGTGAGTGTGGGAAAGCATTCACTCAGAAGTCATCTCTCAGTGAACATCAAAGAgttcatacaggagagaaaccatgGAAATGCTCTGAGTGTGGGAAATCCTTCTGTTGGAATTCAGGGCTTCGTATACATCGAAAAACTCACAAGTGA
- the ZNF26 gene encoding zinc finger protein 26 isoform X1, translating into MATRFPTASCSELLSFTDISMQFSWEEWQLLDSVQKHLYRDVTLENYSNLVAIGYHGNKPDLIFKLEQGQEPWIINSKVSHQSCPDGWEEWYQKNHDELESVERSYACNAFGKLHLSKSHISSRQRFLKYSTHGRSLTQNLTSATSCLRKNADQFHGYEESYFIKHQRTHSIEKNCICNECGKAFRCKSQLIVHLRIHTGERPYECTKCERAFSAKSNLNAHQRVHTGEKPYSCIECGKVFSFRSQLIVHQEIHTGGKPYGCSECGKAYSWKSQLVLHQRSHTGVKPYECSECGKAFSLKSPFVVHQRTHTGVKPHKCSECGKAFRSKSYLLVHIRMHTGEKPYQCSDCGKAFNMKTQLVVHQGIHTGNNPYQCSECGKAFGRKEQLTAHLRAHAGEKPYGCSECGKAFSSKSYLVIHRRTHTGERPYECSFCERAFCGKSQLIIHQRTHSTEKPYECSECEKAYPRKASLQIHQKTHSGEKPFKCSECGKAFTQKSSLSEHQRVHTGEKPWKCSECGKSFCWNSGLRIHRKTHK; encoded by the exons GAGTTGTTGTCATTCACGGATATATCTATGCAGTTCAGCTGGGAAGAGTGGCAGCTGCTGGATTCTGTGCAGAAACACCTGTACCGGGATGTGACTCTGGAAAACTATAGTAACCTGGTGGCTATAG GGTATCATGGTAACAAACCTGATTTAATCTTCAAGTTGGAGCAAGGACAAGAGCCATGGATCATAAACTCGAAAGTTTCCCATCAGAGCTGCCCAG atggTTGGGAAGAATGGTACCAGAAGAATCATGATGAACTTGAAAGTGTTGAGAGAAGCTATGCTTGTAATGCATTTGGAAAACTTCATCTGAGCAAAAGCCACATTTCTTCAAGACAAAGATTCCTTAAATATAGCACACATGGAAGAAGTTTGACACAAAATTTAACTTCAGCCACAAGCTGCCTAAGAAAGAATGCTGATCAGTTTCATGGGTATGAAGAATCATATTTTATTAAGCATCAAAGAACTCATAGTATAGAAAAAAACTGTATatgtaatgaatgtgggaaagcttTTCGTTGTAAATCACAGCTCATTGTACATCTCAGAATTCATACAGGAGAGAGACCATACGAGTGTACTAAATGCGAAAGAGCCTTCAGTGCCAAGTCAAACCTCAATGCTCATCAGAGAGTCCATACAGGAGAAAAGCCCTACTCCTGTATCGAGTGTGGGAAAGTCTTTTCTTTCAGGTCACAACTCATTGTCCACCAGGAAATTCACACAGGAGGGAAACCTTACGgttgcagtgaatgtgggaaagcctaCAGCTGGAAATCACAACTGGTTTTACACCAGAGAAGCCATACAGGAGTGAAACCATAtgaatgcagtgaatgtgggaaagcctttagtTTGAAGTCACCATTCGTGGTGCACCAGAGAACTCATACAGGAGTGAAACCCCAtaaatgcagtgaatgtgggaaagcctttagGAGTAAGTCATACCTCCTTGTTCACATTAGGATGCACACAGGAGAAAAACCCTATCAATGCAGTGACTGTGGCAAAGCCTTCAATATGAAGACACAACTTGTTGTGCATCAGGGAATTCATACAGGAAATAATCCTtatcaatgcagtgaatgtgggaaagcctttggTAGGAAGGAACAGCTCACTGCACATCTGAGAGCTCATGCAGGAGAGAAACCTTATGGATGCAGTGAGTGTGGGAAGGCTTTCAGCAGCAAATCATACCTCGTTATACACAGGAGAACACACACAGGAGAAAGACCCTATGAATGTAGTTTTTGTGAAAGAGCCTTTTGTGGGAAATCACAGCTAATTATACATCAAAGAACTCACTCAACAGAGAAGCCCTATGAATGCAGCGAATGTGAAAAAGCCTATCCCAGGAAGGCATCACTTCAGATACACCAGAAAACTCATTCAGGAGAAAAGCCGTTTAAATGCAGTGAGTGTGGGAAAGCATTCACTCAGAAGTCATCTCTCAGTGAACATCAAAGAgttcatacaggagagaaaccatgGAAATGCTCTGAGTGTGGGAAATCCTTCTGTTGGAATTCAGGGCTTCGTATACATCGAAAAACTCACAAGTGA